A stretch of Candidatus Acidiferrales bacterium DNA encodes these proteins:
- a CDS encoding sulfite exporter TauE/SafE family protein: MHFSLLIAIGMAVGLLIGLTGMGSGTLLTPLLILVAGMSPATAVGTSLVFSLATKLYASWNFHRRGFLEMQIVRDLSIGGLPGVLFGVFVIRHLQLRRPELMNVFLLRAIGLVLIAVALIMILRLLPVALRPATVDRSLPFSSRQRRLLIVLIGFSVGASVAVTSIGSGTALIPAMVLFYRLDSGRLVGTSIFVGTILSGVGAISHAGLGNVDWNAAVALLGGSIPAVWLSSHLHTRLPRQIPEGIMAAALMAMGVHFMSV; the protein is encoded by the coding sequence GTGCACTTCAGCCTCTTGATCGCGATCGGCATGGCGGTCGGGCTTCTGATCGGCCTGACCGGGATGGGCAGCGGAACGCTGCTGACCCCGCTTTTAATCCTCGTGGCGGGCATGTCTCCCGCTACTGCCGTAGGCACCAGCCTTGTCTTTTCCCTTGCGACGAAGCTCTACGCCAGTTGGAATTTCCACCGCCGCGGTTTTTTAGAGATGCAGATTGTGCGGGACCTGAGCATAGGGGGGCTGCCGGGTGTGCTGTTCGGCGTGTTTGTCATCCGGCATTTACAATTGCGCAGGCCGGAGTTGATGAACGTCTTCCTGTTGCGCGCTATCGGGCTGGTGCTGATCGCAGTGGCGCTCATCATGATCCTGCGGCTGCTGCCGGTGGCGTTGCGCCCGGCGACGGTAGATCGGTCGCTACCGTTCTCGTCCCGGCAGCGCCGGTTGTTGATCGTCCTGATCGGCTTCAGCGTCGGGGCGAGCGTCGCGGTGACTTCCATTGGCAGCGGAACAGCGTTGATCCCGGCGATGGTTCTGTTTTATCGCCTCGATTCCGGTCGGTTGGTGGGCACAAGTATCTTCGTGGGAACAATCCTCTCAGGAGTCGGAGCGATCTCGCATGCGGGCTTGGGGAACGTGGACTGGAATGCCGCCGTCGCCTTGTTGGGCGGTTCAATCCCAGCCGTCTGGCTCTCCAGTCACCTCCACACCCGGCTCCCTCGGCAGATCCCCGAAGGCATCATGGCCGCAGCGTTGATGGCCATGGGCGTCCACTTCATGTCCGTCTGA
- a CDS encoding HAD family hydrolase, translating to MRRTIAVDFDGVIADYDGWQGPSVLGPPRADVVEALRALRAEGWKIVIHTTRGEHEIAHYLAERGIPYDEINRNSDYQTQGVKPVADVYWDDRAVRYSGDGRQDLGLIRNFRTWSGRA from the coding sequence TTGCGCCGCACGATTGCCGTGGACTTTGACGGCGTGATTGCCGACTATGACGGCTGGCAAGGCCCAAGCGTCCTTGGGCCGCCGCGCGCGGACGTGGTGGAAGCTCTGCGCGCTCTCCGAGCCGAGGGCTGGAAGATCGTGATCCACACTACCCGAGGGGAACACGAGATTGCCCACTACCTAGCCGAGCGGGGAATTCCCTACGACGAAATCAATCGCAACTCCGACTATCAGACGCAGGGCGTGAAGCCGGTTGCCGACGTGTACTGGGATGACCGGGCGGTCCGGTATTCGGGCGATGGCAGGCAGGATCTCGGACTCATCCGCAACTTTCGCACCTGGAGCGGGCGCGCATAG
- a CDS encoding ASPIC/UnbV domain-containing protein codes for MGSGHFSKILVVCFCVLLLNSAYLLSYSSATLFYVANVLLHFLLGGLFLLIGARYLLVSLRHPSIRLRAAALLLLLGALLGIFLIFSGATRPFRLVLWSHIILSAAGTLLLAAQLLGPPFGRAIAPLFPLERWMRPAIASVLAVAFLLSTGSFLFRLKNPSTLDRIKSPLLPPASMDEEGGGPGGPFFPSSALTADGKLIPAEFFMSSETCKRCHADLFEQWNSSAHHFASFNNQWYRKSVECMQEVVGTRPSKWCGGCHDHALLFSGQMDTPIKEIVHTPAAQAGLGCVSCHSIVHVGSSMGNGSFVIEYPRLHELAASENRFVRRLHDFVVNVNPKPHRRTFLKPFMRQQTAEFCSACHKVHLDVPVNAYRWIRGFNEYDNWQASAVSGQGTRSNRDGMGAVVKLTAGEETQWQMLRSGSSYLSQSELILTFGLGQRTQADLLEVRWPSGQVDRLEKIAADQPIKIQEGRGQVAAQPLRKR; via the coding sequence ATGGGTTCTGGGCACTTCTCGAAGATTCTGGTCGTGTGTTTCTGTGTGCTCCTGCTGAATAGTGCCTACCTGTTGAGCTATTCTTCAGCCACGCTTTTCTATGTTGCGAATGTTTTGCTTCACTTCCTTCTGGGCGGTCTGTTCCTGCTCATTGGCGCGCGCTACCTGCTGGTCAGCCTGAGGCATCCTTCCATCCGGCTGCGAGCGGCAGCCCTGTTGTTGCTTCTGGGAGCGCTGCTCGGTATTTTTCTGATTTTCTCCGGAGCCACTCGGCCGTTTCGGCTCGTATTGTGGTCGCACATCATTTTGTCGGCGGCCGGCACCTTGCTTCTGGCGGCGCAACTGCTAGGTCCCCCCTTTGGAAGGGCCATAGCCCCACTGTTCCCGCTCGAACGATGGATGCGCCCCGCAATCGCATCTGTCCTGGCAGTTGCCTTCTTGCTCTCGACGGGTTCTTTCCTTTTCCGCCTGAAGAATCCCTCGACGTTGGATCGGATTAAGAGTCCTCTGCTACCACCGGCGAGCATGGATGAGGAGGGTGGAGGACCAGGCGGACCGTTTTTCCCTAGTTCCGCCTTGACCGCTGACGGAAAGTTGATCCCGGCAGAATTCTTCATGAGTTCGGAGACCTGCAAGCGCTGTCATGCAGACCTATTCGAGCAGTGGAACAGCTCGGCGCATCACTTCGCTTCCTTTAACAATCAGTGGTATCGCAAGTCCGTTGAGTGCATGCAGGAGGTAGTCGGAACGCGGCCCTCGAAGTGGTGCGGGGGCTGCCATGACCATGCCCTGCTCTTCAGCGGTCAAATGGATACGCCCATCAAGGAGATCGTGCATACTCCCGCCGCCCAGGCGGGACTTGGCTGCGTCTCCTGTCACTCGATTGTTCATGTGGGCAGCTCGATGGGCAACGGCAGCTTTGTGATCGAATACCCGCGGCTTCACGAGCTGGCAGCCAGCGAAAACCGGTTCGTTCGCCGGCTGCATGATTTTGTGGTAAACGTGAATCCCAAACCTCACCGCCGCACCTTTTTGAAGCCGTTCATGCGACAGCAGACGGCGGAATTCTGTTCAGCTTGCCACAAGGTTCACCTCGATGTGCCGGTCAACGCTTACCGCTGGATTCGCGGCTTCAACGAATACGATAACTGGCAGGCCAGCGCCGTATCGGGTCAGGGGACGCGCTCGAACCGCGACGGCATGGGGGCGGTGGTGAAGCTCACGGCAGGCGAAGAAACTCAGTGGCAGATGCTGCGCAGCGGCTCAAGTTATCTTTCCCAGAGCGAGCTGATCCTCACCTTCGGGCTCGGGCAACGCACGCAGGCTGATCTCCTTGAGGTGCGCTGGCCAAGCGGGCAGGTGGATCGCCTGGAAAAAATCGCAGCCGACCAGCCGATCAAGATCCAGGAAGGACGCGGGCAAGTGGCCGCACAACCGCTTCGGAAGCGGTAG
- the sat gene encoding sulfate adenylyltransferase, with protein sequence MFPNRPHGGRLTNRVLEGTAREEWLERAEKLPKVELNSRQLSDVELIAIGAFSPLEGFMGKRDYQSVLAEQRLANGLVWTIPVTLAVTEEQAKRVARTEDAALTDDRGQIVAVLHLQDVFCFDQEQEARSVLLTTSDAHPGVRYLRSAGEHCLAGPVSLLRRPDRGPFANYLLDPRETRFLFEHRGWRTIVAFQTRNPVHRAHEYILRCALETVDGLLLHPLMGETRDEDVPAAVRLKCYLTLMQTSLPASRTVLSLYPAAMRYAGPREAIFHAIARKNYGCTHFIVGRDHAGVGDFYGPYDAQKKFFEFEPEELGISPVFFDATFYCRKCGQMASEKTCTHGPEDRLILSGTKVRELLRNGQTLPLEFTRPEVAEILREAYRNK encoded by the coding sequence ATGTTTCCGAATCGGCCTCACGGCGGCAGGCTCACCAACCGAGTGCTGGAAGGCACGGCGCGAGAGGAGTGGCTTGAGCGCGCCGAAAAACTTCCCAAAGTCGAGCTGAACTCCCGCCAGCTCTCGGACGTGGAGCTCATTGCCATCGGTGCCTTTTCACCGCTCGAAGGCTTCATGGGCAAGCGCGACTACCAGAGCGTGCTGGCCGAACAGCGCCTGGCGAATGGGTTGGTATGGACCATCCCAGTGACCCTGGCGGTTACCGAAGAGCAGGCGAAGCGCGTGGCCCGGACCGAAGATGCCGCGTTGACCGATGACCGGGGCCAGATCGTCGCGGTGCTCCACTTGCAGGACGTATTTTGTTTCGACCAGGAGCAGGAAGCGCGAAGTGTCTTGTTGACGACCAGCGACGCGCACCCGGGGGTGCGTTATCTCCGGAGCGCCGGCGAGCACTGCCTGGCCGGTCCCGTCAGCCTGCTGCGCCGGCCGGATCGCGGCCCGTTCGCCAATTACCTGCTCGACCCGAGGGAGACGCGGTTCCTGTTCGAGCACCGCGGTTGGCGGACGATTGTGGCGTTCCAAACGCGCAACCCGGTGCACCGCGCCCATGAATACATTCTGAGGTGCGCGCTGGAAACGGTGGACGGATTGCTGCTGCACCCCCTGATGGGCGAGACGCGCGACGAGGATGTGCCCGCCGCAGTGCGGTTGAAGTGCTACCTCACCCTGATGCAAACGTCCCTGCCGGCCAGCCGCACGGTGCTCAGCCTCTATCCCGCGGCCATGCGCTACGCGGGCCCGCGCGAGGCCATCTTCCACGCCATCGCGCGGAAGAACTACGGTTGCACCCACTTCATTGTGGGGCGGGACCACGCCGGCGTGGGCGATTTCTACGGCCCGTACGACGCTCAGAAGAAGTTCTTCGAGTTCGAGCCGGAGGAGCTCGGTATCAGCCCGGTCTTTTTCGACGCCACGTTCTACTGCCGCAAGTGTGGCCAGATGGCGTCCGAGAAGACCTGCACACACGGTCCCGAGGACCGGCTCATCCTGAGCGGCACGAAGGTGCGGGAGCTTCTGCGCAACGGGCAGACGCTGCCGCTCGAATTCACCCGGCCGGAAGTGGCCGAGATTTTGCGCGAAGCCTACCGGAACAAGTAA
- a CDS encoding alkaline phosphatase family protein — protein MKICVLGLDCAAPEIIFHDERLVNIRRLMDRGIYGPLESVIPPITVPAWMCMVTSQDPGSLGVYGFRNRTDYSYSGLGFATSASIKAEAMWDYLARDGKKSIIVGVPPNYPPRRVNGISVGCFLTPDPIKDEFTYPATLKPKVMELVGEYPVDVKGFRTDNKEWLKQEIFEMSRKQWKLVRWLLTEQEWDYFQFVDIGLDRMHHGFWDCFDKGHINYQPGNPYQSLIPDYYLWLDEQIGGVLELLDNDTIVLVVSDHGAQRLDGGFVVNEWLAQEGLLTLDQYPNEVTPFAKLKINWAKTKVWSEGGYYARVFFNVRGREPQGVISPSDYEAFRDEMKARLEALTDDKGRPLGSLVFKPEEIYRQIRNVAPDLIVHFGGLYWRSIGSVGYGRFHVQENDTGPDACNHAQLGMFLLAASHCPLRGEYEGARLLDIAPTLLDLAGYQIPHIMQGRSLLARN, from the coding sequence ATGAAAATTTGTGTTCTCGGGCTCGATTGTGCCGCGCCGGAAATCATCTTCCACGACGAGCGCCTGGTGAACATTCGAAGGCTGATGGACAGGGGTATTTACGGCCCCCTGGAAAGCGTGATCCCGCCCATCACGGTTCCCGCCTGGATGTGCATGGTCACCAGCCAGGATCCGGGCTCGCTCGGAGTGTATGGGTTTCGCAATCGTACCGACTACTCTTATAGCGGCCTCGGCTTTGCCACTTCCGCCTCCATCAAGGCGGAGGCCATGTGGGACTATCTGGCGCGAGATGGCAAGAAGTCCATCATTGTCGGTGTGCCGCCGAACTATCCTCCGCGCCGCGTCAACGGGATCAGCGTGGGTTGCTTTCTGACTCCCGACCCGATCAAGGACGAGTTCACTTACCCCGCCACCTTAAAACCCAAAGTCATGGAGCTGGTAGGCGAATACCCCGTGGACGTCAAGGGCTTCCGCACCGATAACAAAGAATGGCTGAAGCAGGAGATCTTTGAGATGAGTCGGAAGCAGTGGAAGTTGGTGCGCTGGCTACTGACCGAGCAGGAGTGGGACTATTTCCAGTTCGTGGATATCGGGCTCGACCGCATGCACCACGGCTTTTGGGATTGTTTTGACAAGGGCCATATCAACTACCAGCCGGGCAATCCCTACCAGAGTCTCATACCAGATTACTACCTCTGGCTGGACGAGCAGATTGGCGGGGTGCTTGAACTCCTCGACAACGATACGATTGTGCTCGTGGTCTCCGATCATGGTGCGCAACGGCTGGACGGTGGCTTTGTGGTGAACGAGTGGCTCGCCCAAGAAGGCTTGCTGACGCTCGACCAATATCCGAACGAGGTCACGCCCTTCGCCAAGCTCAAAATCAACTGGGCAAAAACAAAGGTGTGGAGCGAGGGAGGCTACTACGCGCGCGTCTTTTTCAATGTGCGGGGACGCGAGCCGCAGGGCGTCATCTCCCCTTCCGATTACGAAGCGTTTCGGGATGAGATGAAAGCTCGGCTCGAGGCCCTCACCGACGACAAGGGCCGGCCGCTCGGCTCCCTGGTCTTCAAGCCCGAGGAGATCTACCGCCAGATCCGCAACGTGGCTCCCGACCTGATTGTCCACTTCGGCGGTCTCTACTGGCGCTCGATCGGCAGCGTTGGCTACGGCCGTTTCCACGTTCAGGAAAATGACACCGGCCCGGACGCTTGCAACCACGCCCAGTTGGGGATGTTTTTGCTCGCGGCGTCCCACTGTCCCCTGCGTGGCGAATACGAAGGTGCCCGGCTCCTCGACATCGCACCGACGCTGCTGGATTTGGCGGGCTACCAAATTCCCCACATCATGCAGGGCCGGTCGCTCCTCGCCCGCAACTAA
- the cysC gene encoding adenylyl-sulfate kinase, whose protein sequence is MNKAEKGFTLWFTGLPCSGKSTLAQLVAQELGRRGRGVEILDGDVVRTHLTKGLGFSKEDRDENIRRIGFVCKLLCRHGVVAIAAAISPYRAVRDEVRASIEHFVEVYVKASLDTCIQRDTKGMYRKALAGEIKNFTGVSDPYQPPLHAELVIDTERETPATSAARIVAKLEQMGLVEPASEPAYTPEEAEKSRQRLVRLGYIEP, encoded by the coding sequence ATGAACAAGGCCGAAAAAGGATTCACTCTGTGGTTCACCGGCCTGCCGTGCTCGGGCAAGTCCACATTGGCCCAGCTCGTGGCGCAGGAGCTCGGGCGGCGCGGCCGCGGGGTGGAAATCCTGGACGGCGACGTGGTGCGCACGCACCTGACCAAAGGCTTGGGCTTCAGCAAGGAAGACCGCGACGAAAACATCCGTCGGATCGGTTTCGTTTGCAAGTTGCTGTGCCGTCACGGCGTGGTGGCGATCGCCGCTGCCATTTCGCCCTACCGGGCCGTGCGCGACGAAGTCCGCGCCTCGATCGAGCATTTCGTCGAGGTCTATGTGAAAGCCTCCCTCGACACCTGCATCCAGCGCGACACCAAAGGGATGTACCGAAAGGCACTGGCCGGTGAAATCAAGAACTTCACCGGCGTCAGCGATCCTTACCAGCCGCCGCTTCATGCGGAGCTGGTGATCGATACCGAAAGAGAGACGCCAGCCACTTCCGCCGCCCGCATCGTCGCCAAGCTGGAACAGATGGGCTTGGTCGAGCCGGCCTCCGAACCTGCCTACACTCCCGAGGAAGCGGAAAAAAGCCGCCAACGGCTCGTGCGGCTGGGATACATCGAGCCGTGA
- a CDS encoding alkaline phosphatase family protein, giving the protein MGRPAGGAFLVVSALAVLLLAPAALLAYAGPGAGFAFLSSFLALFLAFFYSLLAVVTWPFRFLYRLLRRRKAYRKARVKRVVIVGLDGMDPELAAKFMQEGKLPNLAKLRERGTFRPLATTCPPISPVAWSSFLTGVNPGKHNIYDFLARDSGTYLPYLSSAQVRNPKRSLKIGKYTLPLAKPQIKRLRKGIPFWHFLGEAGIFCSVIRVPITFPPEKFPGVLLSGMCVPDLQGSQGTFSFYSSRDFGPESHQGGMQIPLEKVGRSFVSYIPGPENPLLSGSKAGLRVPFSVQPDPAGQQAQIEVDGQRLHLRKGEYSEWVEVKFKAGLGIGVHGICHFYLKEVSPHLELYVSPVNIDPSKPALPISHPFSYSIYLSKLLGPYATLGLAEDTWALNEGVLDEGAFLEQCYLIHAERERMFFDALEKTSRGVCVCVFDITDRIQHMFWRYLNPSHPAAKAKTNGDRYAGVIEDLYKRMDEMVGRVLRQIGDGLLLVISDHGFKSFERGVNLNTWLCRNGYLALREGARGSGEWFKNVDWERTRAYALGLNGLYVNRKGRERFGTVPPGTETEDLKKELREKLQGLTDPQTGRLAIRAVFDSRIVFAGPYRENAPDLIVGYNEDYRAAWDSVTGKVTEAVFEDNRKAWSGDHCIDPRLVPGVLFCNQKVACDRPAIVDVAPTVLDLFGVKLPSHLDGKPWAFGLSSPHEG; this is encoded by the coding sequence ATGGGCCGACCGGCGGGCGGTGCCTTCCTGGTCGTCAGCGCCCTGGCGGTTCTCCTGCTGGCGCCTGCCGCGTTGCTGGCCTACGCGGGACCCGGTGCCGGATTTGCGTTCCTGTCTTCGTTCTTGGCTCTGTTCCTGGCCTTTTTCTATTCCCTGCTCGCCGTGGTCACATGGCCGTTCCGCTTCCTCTACCGCCTGCTCCGCCGCCGGAAGGCCTATCGCAAAGCCCGGGTCAAGCGCGTCGTGATTGTCGGCCTGGATGGCATGGACCCGGAGCTGGCGGCAAAATTCATGCAAGAAGGCAAATTGCCGAATCTCGCCAAGCTGCGTGAGAGGGGAACTTTCCGGCCTCTGGCAACCACGTGTCCACCCATTTCTCCGGTCGCCTGGTCGTCGTTCCTGACCGGGGTCAATCCGGGCAAGCACAATATCTACGACTTTCTGGCCCGCGACTCCGGCACCTACCTTCCTTACCTCTCTTCGGCTCAGGTTCGGAATCCGAAGAGAAGCCTGAAAATCGGGAAGTACACGCTGCCGCTCGCCAAGCCGCAGATCAAGCGGCTGCGCAAGGGCATACCCTTCTGGCACTTTTTGGGAGAAGCGGGCATCTTTTGTTCGGTGATCCGCGTCCCCATCACCTTTCCGCCCGAGAAGTTTCCTGGAGTTTTGCTTTCCGGCATGTGCGTGCCCGACCTGCAAGGCAGCCAGGGAACTTTTTCTTTTTACTCTTCGCGCGATTTCGGGCCGGAGAGCCACCAGGGCGGGATGCAGATTCCGCTCGAGAAAGTCGGCCGTTCTTTTGTTTCTTACATTCCGGGACCCGAGAATCCTCTGCTGAGCGGTAGCAAAGCCGGGTTGCGCGTGCCTTTCTCCGTGCAGCCTGATCCCGCAGGCCAGCAGGCTCAAATCGAAGTGGACGGCCAGCGTCTCCATTTGCGCAAGGGCGAGTACTCGGAGTGGGTCGAGGTGAAATTCAAGGCAGGCCTGGGGATCGGGGTGCACGGCATCTGCCACTTCTACCTCAAGGAGGTATCACCCCATCTCGAACTCTACGTCAGCCCGGTTAATATCGATCCTAGTAAGCCTGCTCTCCCCATCTCTCATCCGTTCAGCTATTCGATCTACTTGTCCAAGCTGCTGGGGCCCTATGCGACCCTGGGCCTCGCCGAGGACACCTGGGCGCTCAACGAAGGCGTTCTCGACGAGGGGGCTTTTCTGGAGCAGTGCTACCTCATCCACGCCGAGCGCGAGCGGATGTTTTTTGACGCCCTGGAAAAGACCTCGCGCGGCGTCTGCGTCTGCGTGTTCGATATTACCGACCGCATCCAACACATGTTTTGGCGTTATCTTAATCCAAGCCATCCCGCCGCCAAGGCCAAGACGAATGGCGACCGCTACGCCGGCGTCATCGAAGACCTGTATAAGCGCATGGACGAGATGGTCGGCCGGGTTCTCCGCCAGATCGGCGACGGTCTCCTGCTGGTGATCTCTGACCACGGCTTCAAATCCTTCGAACGCGGCGTAAACCTCAATACCTGGCTCTGCCGCAATGGCTACCTTGCCTTGAGAGAAGGGGCTCGCGGAAGCGGCGAGTGGTTCAAGAATGTAGATTGGGAGCGGACACGGGCCTACGCCCTCGGACTCAATGGCCTTTATGTCAACCGGAAGGGCCGGGAGCGCTTTGGAACCGTTCCACCCGGCACCGAGACCGAGGATTTGAAAAAAGAGCTTAGGGAGAAGCTGCAAGGCCTGACGGATCCCCAGACCGGCCGCCTGGCCATCCGGGCGGTTTTTGACAGCCGGATCGTTTTTGCCGGGCCGTATCGGGAGAATGCGCCCGATCTCATCGTGGGATACAACGAAGACTACCGCGCCGCCTGGGATTCGGTGACGGGCAAGGTCACCGAAGCCGTATTTGAAGACAATCGCAAAGCCTGGAGCGGCGACCATTGCATCGATCCCCGCTTGGTCCCTGGAGTCCTGTTCTGCAACCAGAAGGTTGCCTGCGATCGGCCGGCGATTGTTGACGTGGCACCCACTGTGCTGGATCTCTTCGGGGTTAAATTGCCGTCACACCTGGACGGTAAACCGTGGGCGTTTGGCCTCTCCTCTCCCCACGAGGGTTGA